In a genomic window of Streptomyces koelreuteriae:
- a CDS encoding DUF3040 domain-containing protein: MPLSEHEQRMLEQMERALYAEDPKFATALEGSGLRTYTRRRVYQAVAGFLVGIALLMAGMVAKQVWLSVVGFLVMLGCAVLAVTGWRKAPKPGEQAAGAAGPQARRQGGRQKRSMMDRIEQRWQKRRDEQGGH, encoded by the coding sequence GTGCCGCTCTCGGAGCACGAGCAGCGCATGCTCGAGCAGATGGAGCGAGCGCTGTACGCCGAAGATCCCAAGTTCGCGACGGCGCTCGAGGGAAGCGGACTGCGTACGTACACCCGGCGACGGGTCTACCAGGCGGTCGCCGGCTTCCTCGTAGGTATTGCGCTCCTCATGGCCGGTATGGTCGCCAAGCAGGTCTGGCTCAGCGTCGTGGGCTTCCTCGTCATGCTGGGCTGTGCGGTGCTCGCCGTGACCGGCTGGCGCAAGGCCCCCAAGCCAGGAGAACAGGCGGCAGGCGCCGCCGGACCGCAGGCCCGCCGCCAGGGCGGCCGGCAGAAGCGCTCCATGATGGACCGCATCGAGCAGCGCTGGCAGAAGCGCCGCGACGAACAGGGCGGCCACTAG